In the Nocardioides panaciterrulae genome, CCAGCTGGGGGTGGGTGCGGCCCAGGTCGGCTGCCCGAGCCCGGACCTGCTCAGTGAGCAGCAGCTCGCGGCACGGCGGCGCCCAGAGCCGCTCGACCTTGTCCAGGGCGCGCTGGTCGGCCACCGAGAAGCTGCGGATCTCCTCGACGTCGTCGCCCCAGAACTCCACCCGCAGCGGGTGCTCCTCGGTCGGGGGGAAGACGTCGACGATCCCGCCGCGCACCGCGAACTCGCCGCGTCGCTCCACCAGGTCCACCCGCGAGTAGGCCGCGTCCGCCAGCCGGCGTACGACGTCCTCGAGCGGCGCGCTGTCCCCGGGGGCGAGCTCGACGGGCTCGAGATCCCCCAGACCCTTGACCTGGGGCTGCAGCACCGAACGCACCGGCGCCACGACCACCTTCAGGGGCCCGTTCGGTGTTCCGGTGGTCGAATCCGACGAGACCCCGGGGTGGCACAGGCGGCGCAGCACCGCCAGCCGCCGCCCGACGGTGTCGCTGCGGGGGCTCAGCCGCTCGTGCGGCAGCGTCTCCCAGCTCGGGTAGTAGGCCACCTCGGCGGGGTCGACCAGGTCGCCGAGCGCGGTGACCAGGTCCTCGGCCTCGCGAGACGTCGCGGTCACGGCCAGCACGGTGCGCCCGGCACCGACCAGGCCGGCGATGACGAAGGGCCGCAGGGCCGCGGGTCCGGTCAGGTCCAGGGCGGGGCGCAGCCCGTCGCGGGCGTCGGCCATGGCCTCGGCCAGGACGGGCTCGGCGAGGACTGCGTCGGCGAGGCCGGAGATCGGCACCGAGGGGCTCCTTGGGGGTGCGGTGGAGACAGCACGACAGCCCCCTGCCAAGCGCGGCCGGGGGGGACTTCGAGTGTACGGCGACCAGTTGCACGTGCCCGCGCCTGTGCGGAGGGCCGAGAGGTCCGGGTCTTCCAGTCCCTCGCGACCGTCACAACTGGAACAGCGGCGGGGAGCCGCGGGTCGCCTGGCAGGTCCCTCCCTACAGTTGGGTACCGGCCCGAGCAACTCCCCCGGCCGAGCGCGTCTCGTTCGTACGCTCGCGTCACCGCGCAGGGCCCGTCCCGCGCGCCGGCGTCTCGAACACCACGAGGGGGTTGCCGTGGACAGGCACGGAGCACGGAGCATTCGGCGAACGGGCACGGCTCGATGAGCCGCCCGGGCGTCCTGCTCGACCGGGACGGCACGATCATCGCCGACGACGGGTACGTCGGCTCGGTCGAGCGGGTGCGCTTCCTGGACGGCGCGGTCGAGGCGATCGCCGCGCTCAACGCCGCCGGCGTACCGGTCGCGGTCGTCACCAACCAGGCCGGCGTGGCCCGCGGGCACTTCGGCATGACGGACGTCGAGGCGGTGCACGCCCACATCGACGCCGAGCTGGCCCGGGCCGGTGCGTGGGTCGACCTGTGGCTGTTCTGCCCGTACCACCCCGAGGGCATCGTCACCGGTTTCGCGCGGGCCAGCTGGGACCGCAAGCCGGGTCCGGGCATGGCCTACGCGGCCGCCGAGGCGCTGGACCTGGACCTGAGCGTCTCCTGGGTGGTGGGTGACCGGCCCTCGGACATCGGCCTGGCACGGGCGGTGGGCGCCCGTCCGATCCACATCGCCTCCGGCGCCGCCGCACCGGGCGACCCGGTCGACCCGGGCGTGACCACCGTGCCCGACCTGGCCACAGCAGTCGCGCTCGTTCTGAGCGACACCGGTGCGCGGCCCGACCGGCTGCCCACGAGCGGCTTCCCCCGCGCGCGTTACGAGTCCGCCGGCTTCTTCGCCCACGACTACTCCGAGGAGCTCGCGCGGGCGCTGGCGACCGTCGACCTGGGGGAGCTCGAGCGCGCGGCGAAGACGCTGCTCACGGCGTACGAGCGGGACGCGGCGGTGTTCGCCTGCGGCAACGGCGGATCAGCCTCGATCGCCAACCACCTCCAGTGCGACCACGGCAAGGGGGTGCGGACCGGCACCGACCTGCGAACCCGGGTGATCAGCCTCAGCACCAACATCGAGGTGATCAGCGCCATCGCCAACGACATGGGCTACGAGTCGGTGTTCAGGTTCCAGCTGGAGTCGCTCGCACGTCCGGGCGACGTCCTGGTGGTGATCTCGTCCTCGGGCCGCTCCCCCAACATCGTCGAGGCGATGGAGTGTGCACACGCCCTCGGGTTGCAGACCATCGCGCTCACGGGATTCGAGGGCGGACCGGCGCGGGAGCTGGCGAGCGCCTCGATCCACGTCCGGTCGGACAACTACGGCGTGGTCGAAGACGCCCACCAGGTGTGCATGCACCTGCTCGCGCAGTACGTCCGCCAGTCCAGGATCGCTCCGGACCTGGTCGCCTCGACGGTCTTCTGAGCAGCCATGCGCGTTGCCGTCAACCTGCTCACCGACCACCCGGACCATCCCTCGGGGGCGCACTGGTTCTGGACCCGCGTCCTCCCCGAGATGGCCGCGCGGCTGACCGCCGACGAGGAGATCTGCCTGATGACCAGCCCCCGGTCCAGGTCGGGCCACCTGACCGCCGGACGGGGGGTGAGCCACCTGACCTTCCCGTGGTCCAACGAACACCCCCGGTTGCGCACCCTCAGCGAGCACCTCTACTCGCCGGTGGCGCTGCGGCGGCACCGGATTGACGTGCTGAGCACGCTCATCGCCCCGGTGGTGAAGCCGACCCCGGGGCTGGTCGCGCACTTCAAGACGATGCACGCCTACACCGACCCGGCCGCGATCCCGCCGCTGGTCCGCTGGTACCGCCGGCGCAGCTATCCCCGGACGGCCGAGGTCGCCGACGCGATCATCATCAACTCCGAGAGCCTGCGCGCCGAGGTGCAACGCCACCTCGACGTCGACCCCGCGAAGCTGTGCTTGATCCCCGAGGCCGTGGACCACGAGGTCTTCCGGCCGGGGGACCGCGAGGCGGCCGCTGCCGTCCTCCGCGAGCGGTACGGCGTGACCGGCCCCTTCGTCCTGTTCGTGTCCTCGCTGTGGCCCTACAAGAACTGCGAGGGCCTCCTGCGTGCCTTCGCGCTCGCCCGGGAGGCCCTCCCCGGCCACCGGCTGGTGGTGGTCGGCTCCGCCCGCGACACCGAGTACGCCGGACGCCTGCGTCGCCTCGCCGAGGACCTGGGTCTCGCCGACCTGGTCAGCTGGGTGGGCGGCGTGCCGCTCACCGACACCGTGCCGTTCTACCGCGCGGCCGACGTCTTCGTGTACCCCTCGTTCAACGAGACCTTCGGGCTGCCCATCCTGGAGGCGATGGCGTGCGCGTGCCCGGTGGTCACCTCCGACCGGAGCGCGATGCCGGAGACCGCCGGAGGAGCCGCGCTGCTCGCCGACCCTCACGACCCGTCGTCCCTGGCGACGGCGATCGTCGAGGCATGCCTGGACAGCGCCGACGGGCTGCGCAAGCTCGGTCCGGAGCGGGCCGGCGAGTTCACCTGGGCACGGACCGGCGCCCAGACCCTCGAGGTGTACCGGGAGGTCCATCGCCGGACGGGCGGTGCCTCGTGAGGATCCTGGTCACCGGCGGGGCCGGCTTCATCGGCTCGCACACCTGCGACCGGCTGGTGGACCTCGGCCACGAGGTGCTGGTCCTGGACGCCCTCACCGAGCCCGTGCACCGCGGCGGCCGCCCCCAGTACCTGACCCCGGGGGTGGACCTCTTCGTCGGCGACGTGCGCAACCGGGACCTGCTGGCGAACCTGCTCCGCCGCGTCGACGCCGTCTACCACTTCGCCGCCTACCAGGACTACCTCACCGACTTCGCCCGGTTCACCGACGTCAACGTGGGCTCGACCGCGCTGCTCTTCGAGGTCGCGGTCGCCGAGGGGCTCGACCTGGAGCGGGTGGTCGTGGCCTCGTCCCAGGCCGCGATGGGCGAGGGGCTCTACCTGTGCCCGCAGGACGGTGAGCAGACGCCCGACATGCGCCCGGAGGAGGCCCTCCGCCGCGGCCGGTGGGAGCTCCCGTGCCCGACGTGCGGCGGCGCACTGGAGCTCACGCGCACGCCCGAGCGCGTGTCGAACCCGCAGAACGCCTACGGGATGTCGAAGTACGGCGAGGAGATGGTTGCCCTCAACCTCGGCAAGCGGTACGGGATCCCGACCGTCGCGCTGCGCTACAGCATCGTCCAGGGCCCCCGCCAGTCGGTCTACAACGCCTACTCGGGCGCGTGCCGGATCTTCTGCCTGCACTACCTCCTCGGTGGCGCACCGGTCCTCTACGAGGACGGCCGGGCGGTCCGCGACTACGTCAACATCCACGACGTGGTCGCCGCCAACGAGCTGGCGCTGACCCACCCCCAAGCCGTCGGCCGTGCCTTGAACGTCGGTGGAGGCGCGGCGTACACGACCGCCGAGTTCGCCGAGGTGGTCCGCGCGCACTACGGCTCGGACCGGCCCGGACGCGTCAGTGGGGAGTACCGCTTCGGCGACACCCGCCACATCTTCTCCGACATCGAGGCGCTCACCGCCCTCGGCTGGTCGCCGAAGCGGACGCCCGCGGACTCGGTGGCGGAGTACGCCGCGTGGTTGGAGACCATGCCCGACCTCGAGCGCGTGCTCGCCGAGGCGGACGCGAAGATGCGAGCGCTCGGCGTGGTCCGGAGGGCCGAGGTGTGAAGGCGGTGCTGCTGGCCGCCGGGCTCGGCACCCGGCTGCGCCCGCTGACCGACCACACGCCCAAGTGCCTGGTCGAGGTCGGCGGCACCACGTTGCTCGACCGGTGGCTGGACACCCTCGCCGACGGCGGCGTCGACGAGGTGCTCGTGAACGTGCACCACCTCGCCGACCAGGTCGTCTCCCACGTCGCCCGGCGTGGTGATCGGCCGCGGGTGCGGATCGTCCACGAGCCGGTCCTCCTCGGCAGCGCCGGGACCCTGCGGGCCAACCACGACTTCGTCGACGGTGAGGAGATGTTCCTGGCCGTCAACGCCGACAACCTCACCGACTTCGACGTGCAACGCCTGGTCAAGGCCCACCGCGAGGGCGGCGCCCCGGCCACCGTGACCGCCTTCCACGCCGACGACCCGACCCGGTGCGGGGTGCTCGAGGTCCGCGACGGAGTGCTGGTCGGGTTCCAGGAGAAGCCGCAGCGCCCACGCGG is a window encoding:
- a CDS encoding sugar phosphate nucleotidyltransferase → MKAVLLAAGLGTRLRPLTDHTPKCLVEVGGTTLLDRWLDTLADGGVDEVLVNVHHLADQVVSHVARRGDRPRVRIVHEPVLLGSAGTLRANHDFVDGEEMFLAVNADNLTDFDVQRLVKAHREGGAPATVTAFHADDPTRCGVLEVRDGVLVGFQEKPQRPRGHLANAGIYAFHPDVLGLVEGPTPRDLGHHLLPRLVGRARVVDLGEAYLRDIGSPEALERARVEWADWEGGHRA
- a CDS encoding NAD-dependent epimerase/dehydratase family protein, giving the protein MRILVTGGAGFIGSHTCDRLVDLGHEVLVLDALTEPVHRGGRPQYLTPGVDLFVGDVRNRDLLANLLRRVDAVYHFAAYQDYLTDFARFTDVNVGSTALLFEVAVAEGLDLERVVVASSQAAMGEGLYLCPQDGEQTPDMRPEEALRRGRWELPCPTCGGALELTRTPERVSNPQNAYGMSKYGEEMVALNLGKRYGIPTVALRYSIVQGPRQSVYNAYSGACRIFCLHYLLGGAPVLYEDGRAVRDYVNIHDVVAANELALTHPQAVGRALNVGGGAAYTTAEFAEVVRAHYGSDRPGRVSGEYRFGDTRHIFSDIEALTALGWSPKRTPADSVAEYAAWLETMPDLERVLAEADAKMRALGVVRRAEV
- a CDS encoding HAD-IIIA family hydrolase; translation: MSRPGVLLDRDGTIIADDGYVGSVERVRFLDGAVEAIAALNAAGVPVAVVTNQAGVARGHFGMTDVEAVHAHIDAELARAGAWVDLWLFCPYHPEGIVTGFARASWDRKPGPGMAYAAAEALDLDLSVSWVVGDRPSDIGLARAVGARPIHIASGAAAPGDPVDPGVTTVPDLATAVALVLSDTGARPDRLPTSGFPRARYESAGFFAHDYSEELARALATVDLGELERAAKTLLTAYERDAAVFACGNGGSASIANHLQCDHGKGVRTGTDLRTRVISLSTNIEVISAIANDMGYESVFRFQLESLARPGDVLVVISSSGRSPNIVEAMECAHALGLQTIALTGFEGGPARELASASIHVRSDNYGVVEDAHQVCMHLLAQYVRQSRIAPDLVASTVF
- a CDS encoding glycosyltransferase family 4 protein; its protein translation is MRVAVNLLTDHPDHPSGAHWFWTRVLPEMAARLTADEEICLMTSPRSRSGHLTAGRGVSHLTFPWSNEHPRLRTLSEHLYSPVALRRHRIDVLSTLIAPVVKPTPGLVAHFKTMHAYTDPAAIPPLVRWYRRRSYPRTAEVADAIIINSESLRAEVQRHLDVDPAKLCLIPEAVDHEVFRPGDREAAAAVLRERYGVTGPFVLFVSSLWPYKNCEGLLRAFALAREALPGHRLVVVGSARDTEYAGRLRRLAEDLGLADLVSWVGGVPLTDTVPFYRAADVFVYPSFNETFGLPILEAMACACPVVTSDRSAMPETAGGAALLADPHDPSSLATAIVEACLDSADGLRKLGPERAGEFTWARTGAQTLEVYREVHRRTGGAS